GAGAGCGTCCGCACGGCGCTCGAAATGGGCTACCGCCACGTCGATACCGCACAGGGCTACGACAACGAAGCGGCCGTCGGCGAGGGGATCGCGCAGGCCGACGTCGACCGCGAGGAGATTTTCCTCGCGACCAAGGTTTCGACGTCGAACCTCGCGCACGACGACGTCCTCGAGACGACCCGCGCGAGCCTCGACCGGCTCGGCGTCGACTACGTCGACCTGCTGTACGTCCACTGGCCGGCCAGAACCTACGATCCCGAGGGGACGCTGTCTGCGTTTTCGAAACTGTACGACGACGGACTGATCGAGAACGTCGGCGTGAGCAACTTCCAGCCCGCACAACTCGAGGAGGCCGTCGACGTCTGCGACGCCCCGATCCTCGCGAATCAGATCGAGTGTCACCCCCTGCTACCGCAGGAGGAGGTCCGCGAGGCCTGCGAGCACTACGACATCGAGGTCGTCGCGTACAGTCCGCTCGCGCGCGGCGGCGTCTTCGACCAGCCCGAGATTCGGGAGATCGCGGACGAGCACGCCGTTACCGAGGTGCAGGTCAGCCTCGCCTGGCTGCGCGAGAAGGGGATTAC
The DNA window shown above is from Halopiger xanaduensis SH-6 and carries:
- a CDS encoding aldo/keto reductase, whose translation is MGVDDADAIDPELCPTASGIPMLGLGTWQNTGDQCAESVRTALEMGYRHVDTAQGYDNEAAVGEGIAQADVDREEIFLATKVSTSNLAHDDVLETTRASLDRLGVDYVDLLYVHWPARTYDPEGTLSAFSKLYDDGLIENVGVSNFQPAQLEEAVDVCDAPILANQIECHPLLPQEEVREACEHYDIEVVAYSPLARGGVFDQPEIREIADEHAVTEVQVSLAWLREKGITAIPKATGEAHIRDNFESLTLELDREDIDAIDAIQETNRTIDPGFAPWN